Proteins encoded within one genomic window of Bradyrhizobium sp. CB1717:
- a CDS encoding HAD-IIA family hydrolase, producing the protein MVSTGSNVNWPPIEGIISDLDGVVYRGSTAMADAIEAFTRWQKAGLPFCFVTNNSTHTPEDVVRKLRGFGLSIAPSEVVTSAITAAELIRANYPQLTRIYVIGAPSLVTAMRDVGLEVTDRTPEAVVMGLDRDITHEKMRIAVEAILNGAVFIGTNPDLLLPTASGFEPGAGATIAAVAAATQVQPSIAGKPQVPMIETALSRLGTNRASTIMIGDQVPTDIQAGKRAGLATVLVTTGVPMRQDPFLMAPDFIVSSLREIEVSAARAAQARQRRA; encoded by the coding sequence ATGGTTAGCACCGGCTCCAACGTCAACTGGCCGCCGATAGAAGGGATCATCTCCGATCTGGATGGCGTCGTCTATCGTGGCAGCACCGCAATGGCGGATGCCATAGAAGCATTTACGCGATGGCAGAAAGCCGGCCTGCCGTTCTGTTTTGTGACGAACAATTCCACGCATACCCCGGAGGACGTCGTCCGCAAGCTGAGAGGATTTGGTCTTTCCATCGCACCGTCAGAGGTCGTTACAAGCGCCATCACCGCCGCAGAACTCATTCGAGCGAATTATCCGCAGTTGACGCGAATCTATGTCATCGGCGCTCCCTCGCTTGTCACGGCCATGCGCGATGTTGGGCTGGAGGTCACTGACCGAACGCCCGAAGCCGTTGTGATGGGGCTTGACCGGGATATCACGCACGAGAAGATGCGAATTGCCGTTGAGGCGATCCTCAATGGCGCTGTCTTCATCGGAACCAATCCCGATCTTCTGCTGCCGACGGCCAGCGGGTTTGAACCTGGGGCTGGCGCGACGATTGCAGCTGTGGCTGCCGCCACGCAAGTGCAGCCTTCGATCGCCGGAAAGCCGCAAGTGCCGATGATCGAGACAGCGCTCTCACGCCTCGGCACGAACCGCGCTTCGACCATTATGATCGGAGACCAAGTTCCTACTGATATCCAAGCCGGAAAGAGGGCGGGTCTTGCCACGGTGCTTGTCACAACCGGCGTGCCGATGCGTCAGGATCCATTCTTGATGGCCCC
- a CDS encoding SDR family oxidoreductase, with the protein MTEKFSVADRTVLVTGAGGGIGSAIANAFRQGGANVLATDLNVENLRDILTRLPHGNGILPMSMDVSREDDVGRVLDEIAKRFGRLDVLINNAGIKSAQPLLTGDAGRIEKTIRINSVAVLRCAKQTIERFMKSKGGRIVNVGSSLSSQGAVFNYQAGGADYCLSKAIVHDVTKLLAYECAPLKINVNAIAPGIIDTPMHGRPREETEARHSGRIPLGRVGLPEDIAGLAVFLASPAASYMTGQIVHVNGGMLMNG; encoded by the coding sequence ATGACCGAAAAGTTCTCAGTTGCAGACAGGACCGTGCTCGTGACCGGTGCGGGTGGGGGCATTGGCTCAGCCATTGCCAATGCTTTTCGTCAAGGCGGCGCGAACGTCCTGGCAACCGACCTAAATGTGGAAAATCTCCGGGACATTCTGACGCGCTTGCCGCACGGCAATGGCATCCTGCCCATGAGCATGGACGTGTCTCGAGAAGACGATGTCGGTAGGGTGCTTGATGAGATCGCCAAGCGCTTCGGCAGGCTCGATGTCCTGATCAACAACGCCGGAATAAAATCGGCTCAGCCGCTTCTAACCGGCGATGCCGGTAGAATCGAAAAAACCATACGGATCAACTCCGTCGCAGTGCTTCGCTGTGCCAAGCAAACGATCGAGCGCTTCATGAAGAGCAAAGGCGGCCGCATCGTCAATGTCGGGTCCTCGTTGTCATCTCAAGGCGCGGTTTTCAACTACCAGGCGGGCGGCGCTGATTATTGCTTGTCAAAGGCCATCGTGCACGACGTGACAAAGCTGCTCGCTTATGAATGTGCTCCGCTCAAGATCAACGTCAACGCGATCGCACCCGGGATTATCGATACACCCATGCACGGGCGCCCGCGGGAGGAGACCGAAGCGCGCCACAGTGGCCGAATTCCGCTGGGCCGGGTCGGATTGCCTGAAGATATCGCAGGGCTCGCGGTGTTCCTGGCGAGCCCCGCTGCGTCCTACATGACCGGACAGATTGTCCATGTGAATGGCGGGATGCTGATGAATGGTTAG
- a CDS encoding ribokinase yields MFFGTTNLDLCFNVERIPTPGESLMGSLKRNAGGKGANQAVAAARLGLRPSFYTRLGDDDAGRSLLQALREAGVRLDAIAVCPGEISGSALVLVGDDGSNMIVIDPGANANVTPSMVEKAAEFIQRDAIVVAEMGMPIPALNHLFAMKSVKGFDLIFNPAPVRAGLSAAAWRSVDFVTPNQTEAFELTGVEVHDFDSAAHAAGKLLDLGPRAALITLGAQGAYYADASASFALRAFPVKVVDTTAAGDAFNGAFAASLAHRLPIREAIKKALAVAALCVTRRGAQSSMPSGWAVDEFLNSQTILELE; encoded by the coding sequence ATGTTCTTCGGCACGACAAATCTCGACCTCTGCTTCAACGTCGAGCGGATTCCAACGCCGGGTGAAAGCTTGATGGGAAGCTTGAAGCGGAATGCGGGAGGCAAGGGCGCCAATCAGGCGGTCGCCGCCGCTCGATTGGGCCTTCGGCCGAGCTTCTACACCCGACTTGGCGATGACGACGCCGGTCGATCATTGCTGCAAGCGCTGCGTGAGGCAGGCGTCCGTCTCGATGCCATAGCGGTGTGCCCAGGGGAGATATCGGGTTCTGCTCTCGTCCTTGTCGGTGACGACGGCTCCAACATGATCGTCATAGACCCGGGCGCCAATGCAAATGTCACACCAAGCATGGTCGAAAAGGCTGCTGAATTCATTCAGCGGGACGCAATCGTCGTGGCCGAGATGGGCATGCCGATCCCCGCGCTCAATCATCTCTTTGCAATGAAGAGCGTCAAAGGTTTCGATCTCATTTTCAATCCGGCCCCCGTGAGGGCGGGCCTGTCCGCGGCGGCGTGGAGGAGTGTTGATTTCGTCACTCCAAACCAGACGGAAGCTTTCGAGCTCACCGGTGTCGAGGTGCACGACTTCGACAGCGCCGCTCATGCGGCCGGAAAGCTTCTCGATCTCGGGCCAAGAGCCGCCCTGATCACGCTTGGTGCGCAGGGGGCCTACTACGCTGATGCCAGCGCGTCTTTTGCGCTACGGGCATTTCCAGTGAAGGTCGTTGATACGACCGCGGCGGGCGACGCCTTTAATGGAGCCTTCGCAGCCTCTCTTGCCCATCGGTTGCCGATAAGAGAAGCGATCAAAAAGGCGCTCGCGGTTGCCGCGTTATGTGTGACGCGACGCGGCGCCCAAAGCTCGATGCCCAGCGGTTGGGCCGTCGACGAATTTCTGAATTCTCAAACGATCTTGGAGTTGGAATGA
- a CDS encoding carbohydrate ABC transporter permease translates to MRFSRSTPASLFLNLLVVACTLILTFPLVWIVMMSLKQQAEVMTWPPRFIFTPTFENFRVLFDAAQAGATSYGTIKVDFLTPVTNSVVISLGAVLVSLVAGIPAGYVLARRDIPMKEDIAFFILGFRFAPALLVVIPLFSVFQAVGLYDTYFGMIWVYQVVTLPMIIWLSRSYIEDIPKDIEEAAAMDGAKPIRVVWHIVLPLLKPGLIGASLLIFLLAWHNFALGLILSSTKAPVTVALLKLLNPGVQFYPVMAAGLVVTMIVPVVLIILGQRHLERGLTFGAVK, encoded by the coding sequence ATGCGTTTCAGTCGCTCAACGCCTGCAAGCTTGTTCCTTAATCTGCTGGTTGTGGCTTGTACGCTGATCCTGACATTTCCGTTGGTCTGGATCGTGATGATGTCGCTGAAGCAGCAGGCCGAGGTCATGACCTGGCCGCCGCGCTTTATCTTCACTCCAACATTTGAAAACTTCCGCGTTTTGTTCGATGCCGCCCAGGCCGGGGCAACAAGCTACGGCACCATCAAGGTTGATTTCCTGACCCCGGTCACTAATAGCGTCGTGATCTCGCTTGGTGCGGTGCTCGTATCGCTCGTTGCCGGGATACCGGCAGGCTACGTCCTGGCGAGGCGTGATATCCCAATGAAGGAGGACATCGCATTCTTCATTCTGGGCTTCCGCTTCGCGCCGGCTCTACTTGTCGTCATACCTCTGTTCAGCGTGTTTCAGGCAGTCGGCCTTTACGACACCTATTTCGGTATGATCTGGGTCTATCAAGTCGTCACGCTGCCAATGATCATTTGGCTGAGCCGTTCATATATCGAGGACATCCCAAAGGACATTGAGGAGGCGGCCGCCATGGATGGCGCAAAGCCAATCCGGGTTGTCTGGCACATCGTTCTTCCGCTTCTAAAGCCCGGCTTGATAGGCGCTTCTTTGCTTATCTTCCTGCTCGCGTGGCACAACTTCGCGCTCGGCCTGATCCTCAGTTCGACGAAAGCACCAGTCACCGTCGCCCTGCTCAAGCTGCTCAATCCGGGCGTTCAGTTCTATCCGGTGATGGCTGCGGGTCTGGTGGTGACCATGATTGTGCCGGTCGTCCTGATCATCCTTGGCCAGCGTCATCTCGAACGTGGTCTTACCTTCGGGGCAGTGAAATGA
- a CDS encoding sugar ABC transporter permease: MDLQGIDAIVTLQSSADQLVSSKNEQAQKAEQNALDWLSLAAIAPAIIILLGFLFLFFYGVFQSLTDLKFGRPVVRFIGFTNYEVAIKSQDFWNSVRATMAYACSAVLAEAFFGLALAKLFASGVFLARLMRPVILLPLVLPPMSVALMWTTMMDPQNGILNYLLSLIGIGRFAWISDASTAMCSLVLIDIWTYTPFFALIIFAGLQGINDEVREAARVNGARGWATFLHIELPLIAPYILIAAVFRLIESLNQFDIIFGTTQGGPGDSTSVLSVRAYITAFQNLAFGRGAALMVVNWMIVLLGTFVMVRLWRLVRHRVS, translated from the coding sequence ATGGACCTTCAAGGCATCGACGCAATCGTGACGCTACAATCATCGGCAGACCAGCTGGTCTCGTCCAAAAACGAGCAGGCGCAAAAGGCCGAGCAGAATGCTCTTGACTGGTTGAGCCTCGCTGCGATTGCCCCCGCAATCATCATCCTGCTTGGATTTCTTTTTCTGTTTTTCTATGGGGTCTTTCAATCACTGACCGATCTCAAGTTTGGCCGTCCCGTGGTTCGGTTCATTGGATTCACCAACTATGAAGTGGCAATCAAGAGCCAAGATTTCTGGAATAGCGTGCGGGCAACTATGGCGTATGCCTGCTCCGCCGTGCTCGCCGAAGCGTTCTTTGGCCTTGCGCTCGCCAAACTATTCGCAAGTGGGGTGTTCCTTGCCCGGCTGATGCGGCCCGTCATTCTCCTTCCCCTGGTTCTGCCGCCAATGAGCGTCGCTTTGATGTGGACCACAATGATGGATCCGCAGAATGGGATCCTGAACTATTTGCTTTCGCTCATTGGGATCGGTCGGTTCGCATGGATTTCGGATGCCAGCACGGCGATGTGCTCGCTGGTTCTCATCGACATATGGACTTACACACCATTTTTTGCGCTAATCATCTTCGCCGGCTTGCAGGGCATCAACGATGAGGTCAGAGAAGCCGCGCGGGTCAATGGCGCGCGGGGTTGGGCAACGTTCCTCCATATCGAGCTTCCGCTCATTGCACCGTACATCCTGATCGCCGCGGTATTTCGGCTGATCGAATCGCTCAATCAGTTTGATATCATCTTCGGAACAACCCAGGGGGGGCCGGGTGACAGTACTTCCGTGCTCTCGGTTCGCGCCTACATCACGGCCTTTCAAAATCTCGCCTTCGGGCGTGGTGCCGCGCTCATGGTTGTCAATTGGATGATCGTGCTTCTCGGGACCTTTGTCATGGTGAGATTGTGGCGGTTGGTCCGGCACCGCGTAAGCTAG
- a CDS encoding sugar ABC transporter substrate-binding protein: MPRTPGALRGHSAHFVKTALICSTLLAGAAASFVQAKAEDINWRQFEGSSLVWAYDIHPYADAVAAQLPEFEKLTGIKVTPELYPDDAYWNKLTIQLSTKSPSWDVVGTGIQPAWDLAPSQLLEPLDRYLNNPKLTSASYDYKDFFPALRDALTWQVNGGQIEAGRGQVWAIPHGFENIQLFYRKDILDKHGIKVPTTPSEMSAACEKLKSADPAITPLGVRGVRFWSSIHTAAISIAKSYGVHDFVVKDGKLETGLDSPESVAFHKDYVEMIKKCAAPSFANDNWYQVVDGINSGRTAMAIDSNMFGFWNDVAGKPASGKIAFAPPLRAPNGKNFESNIWIWSLAMNAASQKKGAAWLFIQWATSKQVELNGAVAGKLVNSPRASTWSDKVWLDYAAKPEFTNFVDTFKIVQDRAALAFTPRVGFAEAMNAWAIAMQKMVNGADVKATLTDLASEIRSSM, from the coding sequence ATGCCAAGGACGCCAGGCGCTTTGCGCGGCCATTCGGCTCATTTCGTCAAAACCGCTCTGATTTGCTCAACGCTCTTGGCCGGTGCGGCCGCATCTTTCGTCCAGGCCAAAGCGGAGGATATCAACTGGCGCCAGTTCGAGGGCTCTTCGCTCGTGTGGGCTTACGACATCCATCCATATGCTGACGCCGTTGCAGCACAGCTGCCTGAGTTCGAGAAGTTGACAGGCATCAAAGTGACGCCCGAACTTTATCCGGACGACGCCTACTGGAATAAGCTGACAATCCAGCTGAGCACGAAGTCGCCCTCGTGGGACGTCGTCGGCACGGGGATTCAGCCGGCTTGGGATCTCGCGCCCAGTCAACTACTCGAGCCGCTCGACCGCTATCTGAACAACCCCAAGCTCACCTCGGCAAGCTATGATTACAAGGACTTCTTCCCCGCGTTGCGTGACGCGCTGACGTGGCAAGTTAATGGCGGGCAAATCGAAGCGGGCCGGGGTCAGGTGTGGGCTATCCCGCACGGGTTCGAAAACATCCAATTATTCTACCGTAAGGACATTCTGGACAAGCACGGTATCAAGGTTCCGACAACCCCGTCGGAGATGTCCGCGGCTTGCGAGAAGCTGAAATCTGCGGATCCGGCGATCACACCTCTGGGCGTGCGGGGAGTCCGCTTTTGGAGCAGCATCCACACGGCCGCAATCTCGATTGCAAAGTCTTACGGTGTGCACGACTTCGTGGTTAAGGACGGCAAATTAGAAACTGGTCTCGATTCGCCTGAGTCGGTCGCCTTCCACAAGGATTATGTGGAGATGATCAAGAAGTGCGCGGCTCCATCCTTTGCCAACGACAACTGGTATCAGGTGGTCGATGGCATCAATTCGGGTCGGACAGCGATGGCGATCGATTCCAACATGTTCGGGTTCTGGAACGATGTCGCCGGCAAGCCCGCTTCGGGCAAGATTGCATTCGCTCCCCCTCTGCGCGCTCCAAACGGCAAGAATTTCGAATCGAACATCTGGATCTGGTCCCTCGCCATGAATGCGGCCTCTCAGAAAAAGGGAGCAGCCTGGCTGTTCATCCAGTGGGCGACGTCAAAGCAGGTCGAGCTCAACGGTGCCGTCGCCGGGAAGCTCGTCAACTCTCCGCGCGCCTCCACCTGGAGCGACAAGGTTTGGCTCGACTACGCGGCTAAACCGGAATTCACGAACTTCGTGGATACCTTCAAAATCGTGCAGGACAGGGCTGCATTGGCCTTTACGCCGCGCGTAGGATTTGCCGAGGCAATGAACGCCTGGGCAATTGCCATGCAGAAAATGGTCAACGGCGCGGACGTGAAGGCGACGTTGACCGACCTCGCCTCCGAGATCCGCTCCTCCATGTAA
- a CDS encoding SET domain-containing protein codes for MLIVETILKPDQFGGIGLFSATRLPKGALLWIHNPIVDIAVTREQYEALAPTFQALLDKHAYPRDHKVNDGVVEYNADNARFMNHSSHPNTYQDYHCRIFTARDVQPGEELTCDYLSFEGDLSWNKELLPISSSCFPSLEPARTG; via the coding sequence ATGTTGATTGTTGAAACTATTTTGAAGCCAGACCAGTTTGGCGGTATTGGACTTTTCTCTGCGACTCGTTTGCCTAAAGGCGCGCTACTTTGGATTCACAACCCGATCGTTGACATTGCGGTGACGCGCGAACAATACGAAGCTCTCGCTCCAACATTTCAAGCTCTACTTGATAAGCATGCCTATCCGAGAGACCACAAGGTTAATGACGGCGTCGTAGAGTATAATGCTGACAACGCTCGCTTCATGAATCACAGCAGTCATCCAAACACATATCAAGACTATCATTGCAGAATTTTCACAGCCCGTGACGTACAACCTGGTGAAGAACTGACTTGCGATTACTTGTCTTTCGAGGGTGACTTATCGTGGAATAAGGAGCTATTGCCGATCTCCAGCTCCTGCTTTCCAAGCCTGGAGCCGGCTCGGACAGGTTGA
- a CDS encoding MarR family transcriptional regulator: MPSKLSGLKRRLGKSPVASQDVLRRFTWEIRAINVCLDDLRSFQAHALGIAAPQMMILMALIDLERDGGVPVNVVAKLMKVESAFITRHSKELEDKRFVRRKRCANDARIVNLSLTDSARRQLASIAAQQEELDEFVAGYLDITDFAKLASCLSGVRQRLEKARLHAALKMQEPSREQQLRDASRSTT, translated from the coding sequence ATGCCGTCTAAGCTGTCAGGATTGAAAAGACGGCTCGGAAAGAGCCCTGTCGCGAGTCAGGATGTGCTCAGGCGATTCACGTGGGAGATCAGAGCCATTAATGTGTGTCTGGACGACCTTCGTTCTTTCCAGGCGCATGCGCTGGGCATTGCTGCACCACAAATGATGATCTTGATGGCGTTGATCGACTTGGAAAGGGACGGCGGAGTTCCGGTCAACGTGGTTGCAAAGTTGATGAAGGTTGAGTCCGCCTTCATTACGAGGCATTCGAAAGAGCTTGAGGATAAGCGATTTGTGCGACGTAAGCGCTGCGCGAACGATGCACGAATCGTCAACCTGTCGCTAACCGATAGCGCTCGCAGACAACTTGCGAGCATCGCGGCGCAGCAGGAAGAACTCGATGAGTTTGTTGCTGGTTATCTCGATATTACGGACTTTGCAAAGCTGGCTAGTTGCCTTAGCGGAGTCAGGCAACGGCTGGAAAAGGCTCGCCTGCACGCCGCGTTGAAGATGCAAGAACCTTCAAGAGAGCAGCAGCTGCGGGACGCTAGCCGGTCAACAACTTGA
- a CDS encoding DUF3551 domain-containing protein, producing MRYLLLIGVLALPILVGSGSRSTAGSRAHSYTPPVRQDVYCLQGRSWGYPGNCQFSTYDQCMATASGTYAYCGINPTYAFGQQRRQSR from the coding sequence ATGCGCTACCTTCTCCTTATCGGAGTGCTCGCACTTCCCATCCTCGTCGGCTCAGGATCGCGTTCGACGGCTGGTTCGCGGGCTCATTCGTACACGCCACCGGTACGCCAGGACGTCTATTGTCTGCAGGGACGCAGTTGGGGATATCCGGGCAATTGCCAGTTCTCGACCTACGACCAGTGCATGGCTACTGCATCAGGTACATACGCCTATTGCGGCATCAATCCGACCTATGCTTTCGGGCAGCAACGAAGACAATCGCGCTGA
- a CDS encoding HipA domain-containing protein — MRETRRLRLQALKTGKDDKIEWLDKPEIANRLRVLREDHAAWRLPRDTGQFCLAGGQPKTALVLKDNKWGIPSGRIPTTHILKPPTGHFDGHAENEHICLQLARELGLPAAETKVMRFEQEIAIVIERYDRQVSGNDIIRVHQEDICQAMGIPPTKKYQNEGGPTPADVVELLRTYSTDREADLETFVSALVFNCLIGGSDAHAKNYSLLLASGPLVRLAPLYDVASILPYDHVDQRKIKLAMKVGGEYKLGQIGLRQWKKSCARDAC; from the coding sequence GTGCGGGAAACACGCCGCTTACGATTGCAGGCTCTGAAAACAGGCAAAGACGACAAGATCGAATGGCTGGATAAGCCGGAAATTGCAAACCGGCTTCGAGTCTTGCGAGAGGATCACGCTGCCTGGCGTCTGCCCCGCGACACGGGTCAATTCTGTCTTGCAGGCGGCCAGCCGAAAACCGCGCTTGTCCTCAAAGACAACAAATGGGGCATTCCGTCCGGGCGTATACCGACCACCCACATTTTGAAACCACCGACGGGCCATTTCGATGGTCACGCCGAGAATGAGCATATCTGCCTGCAGCTCGCACGCGAACTCGGGCTGCCAGCCGCTGAAACCAAGGTGATGCGCTTCGAACAGGAAATCGCGATCGTGATTGAACGCTACGATCGGCAGGTCAGCGGGAACGACATCATCCGCGTTCATCAGGAAGATATCTGTCAGGCCATGGGCATCCCGCCGACCAAGAAATACCAGAACGAGGGCGGACCAACGCCTGCCGATGTGGTCGAGCTCTTGCGTACCTACTCGACAGACCGCGAGGCTGACCTTGAGACGTTCGTCAGCGCTTTGGTCTTCAACTGCCTCATCGGAGGTTCTGATGCTCACGCCAAAAACTATTCATTGCTTCTGGCCAGCGGTCCTCTCGTGCGTCTCGCCCCCCTCTACGACGTCGCCAGCATTCTTCCCTATGACCACGTCGATCAGCGCAAGATCAAACTCGCCATGAAAGTCGGGGGTGAATACAAGCTCGGTCAAATTGGCTTGCGTCAGTGGAAAAAAAGTTGCGCGCGAGACGCGTGTTGA